ACTTGTTAAGGGTTATCTTTGCAAAGGTTTCTCTTCACTTTTTCAGGCGCCGACAGGTTGAGCACTGCATGTACATCACTTGTCTCATCTGATACTTTTTTCCCATAGATTCATTTATTAAAAAAGAGATCTCTTGAACCATGCGTTCAAATACATAATTGTTTTCACTATTAGATTTCTCGCGTCCAGATCTCCAAAAAGATCCCATGTTAATAGGTCCTGCTGAATTTCTTTTCACGAAAACACGAAAACCAaaaaaagaacaaaaacaaaacCAGAAAAAATTGGCAACTGAAAAACGAAAAAAGAAACAAAACCCAAAAGTACAGCTGTGGTTTTcacttttttttgggggggggggggggggggggagcacaTGCTGCGCTTTTCTTTTTTCGGGGAAGCACAGACCGTGCTTCTTGTGGAAGCAAGACTTTGCTTCTCACGAAAGCACATATGTGCTTTTCGTAGAATCACAGGATATGCTTTTCTCTTTTATGAGGAAGCACAATTGTGTTTTCAAGAAGCACAACTTGTGAAAGCATAAGCGGGACTCATAGGCTATGCTTCTGATGAAAGCCCAACATGTGCTTCTCGGGGAAGCAAACTTGTGCTTCCatgaaagcacaaccgtgcttCCGCGAGAAGCACCTCCTATGTTTTTTTCCTGAGGAAATTGTGCTTCCTACAAGCATAAAAAAGAACTTAATTTTTTTTCCACCAAAACCCAGAGAATGTTAGGCAGAACCCCAAAACCAAAAAAGTTCCGAAAACACGTGCAGAAATCAGAAGAATTCGTGCCCCCGTGGGTGCACCCAATACACGACACGTGGCGGCAAGATGCAGCTAGGGCGCTTCCTCTGCGAGCCCCCGAAGGGATGCCTGTTCAAAAAAAAGTATTTTTACAGTGGAAAAAAAGTTAGTTGCTCCCATTTCTTAGCGTTCCTTCGATCTTGTAGTACCCAGATTGTTTTTTTAGGCAAAGTAGGCCAGAtataggccctgtttggttcagcTTTTATCGACGTATTCCGCTGCCCCGCAGCAGAATCTGAACCAAAGGGCGAACCCAGCTGAATCCGATTTCAGAAATCCGCTGTCAAAATCTGAACCAAAAGCGGAAGCAGCTCAGGACATGCTTTTCAAAATCTGATTCTGCTGCAGGCTGACAGCCGAACCAAACTGGGCCATAGCCCTGACGTTCTACGGGCCGCTGCCAAGTAGTGTGGCTTCGACGGTTGTACTTGGGTCTGGCCCACAGCTTGACCTCCTATCTTGCCACTAGCCGACCGCACCGCAGAgcgacaccgccgccgccgctgccgccgccgcgagGCCTCGCTGGAGAAGCAACCCAGTTTCCGCGTCTTCAGGATGGCGGCGACTCTGAGGAGCCTCGGGATCAAGACGCGGACGTGCAGGAGGGCCATGAGGGAGCTTCGGTCGtacgaggaggaggtggagaaggaggctgCCAAGACTGCAGCCATGAAGGAGAGGGGCGCCGATCCCTACGATCTCAAGCAGCAGGTGAAAAATCTCCCAACTTACAAGACTCTTTCTTTTCTTGTCTTCTTAGTAGTTCCATACTTCTAGTCCATCCCAGTTTTTCCCTGAAAATTTTAACCTAAATAAATACTCTGCATAGTTTTCTTCATCTATTGTCACGATAGAATATTAGACAACCTATTACTCTTCAGGCTTCAGCCAGCAAAGAAAATCTTCTACTACTCTTCATCTATTGTCACAATAGAGTACTCAGTTACTCACAACCTAGACTTGGTGGTGGTTGATTGAATTTCTGTGTTTGGCTTTTGCCCATGTGATAGACTTGATGTTAGACAATCTATTATTCTTCAGGCTTCAGCCAGTATATAGAAAATCTTCCAACAAGAACTGGTTTGCATTtcttgtatgtatgtatgtatgctATTGGGCGGACAGCCTATCTAAATGTTACAAATAAAGCATCTTGAAGCCGTGATGGGCATAGCATACGACCAACCGTAAATCAAATGAACATGTGGTATAGGCCCTCTTTATATCCCTTTTGACAAGTATATATATTTTTCCATTAATTATCACATTTTTCAGGTTTAACGTGTAGCTACAACCACATGCTTATGAGATATTACAATTCACATGTGTTTGGAGAACTCTGACatgtttttttacttttttgtAATTGAGATCGAGAATGGCCATTGCTGTCAATGTCTAAGATCCTTTATCTAAGTGCCTCTTTAGATGAGGAAATGCCAATTTGTTGATCATACAAATCTCTGAAGTTGTAGCTCCATGTGAATTGCACTGTATCTTAATGTCATTTACTTCTTCAGGAGAATGTTTTGGCTGAGTCAAGGATGATGATCCCAGACTGTCATAAGCGTCTTGAAGCCACACTGGCAGAACTGGAAGCAACTCTGGTACCGTTTCTGAAACATTTAAGCTAAATTTGACATTGTATATGTGTGATCTTGTCATGAGCTGTTCCAAGCTATTTGCAGGCCGAATTGAAGGAGTCAGGAGAACAAGGTGTTGAGATAGGAGAGGCGGAGAGCGCGATTACAGAAGTTGAAACTGTATTCGAGCAATTCGAAGATCAACTCACTAGTCAAGAGCGCCGGTGTGTTGAAGTTTTAGCAAGCATCTTGATAAAATACTTGCCCTGACTTGTAACTGATTACATGAGATGTTTTGAACCGTTGTTCGTACCTTAGAAACTCATTCCATGAGATGTTTTCATGTGAGTTGGTGTACCCATTTTATTCGGTGTTTGGTTGGTTGCAATCTCATTATTACGCAGCTGAGAGCGGTTGACTCAGAAATTTGTCCCGGATGAATCAGATGGAGTTGTAACTTGATATTTGAGTGGATACAGTAGAGACATGCCAATTCAGATTCTGTAAATTTTTCAGCCAGTTTGAACTATTTGGACCAGCGGAAGGTCTCACGAAAAATAGCATAAGCCACAGCAGGCGCAGGCCAGAACAGTCAAATT
The sequence above is a segment of the Aegilops tauschii subsp. strangulata cultivar AL8/78 chromosome 6, Aet v6.0, whole genome shotgun sequence genome. Coding sequences within it:
- the LOC109748851 gene encoding tubulin-folding cofactor A-like; this translates as MAATLRSLGIKTRTCRRAMRELRSYEEEVEKEAAKTAAMKERGADPYDLKQQENVLAESRMMIPDCHKRLEATLAELEATLAELKESGEQGVEIGEAESAITEVETVFEQFEDQLTSQERRCVEVLASILIKYLP